A window from Malassezia japonica chromosome 1, complete sequence encodes these proteins:
- a CDS encoding uncharacterized protein (EggNog:ENOG503NVQT), whose translation MSQWNLDVGPLLRYDTVDANGVYHAFALIVTDHASPSEQVSAPVLRYTPLLADEQGPQVSGQTMQSQAAQIWAYADESGRLHRFWRFKLEIQLIEYAQVVAYDIPGACEATQFHVPARQENFRWAGHSCNGFSSSTPTEEWNGADPLWNDLLAEHAKKPFHMCMGGGDQLYNDKIANEEELTGVLNSDNSKPNMTPVTDEIATAIDRFLFFNYKKWFGSGSFSKAASQIPMVNMLDDHDLIDGFGTYPDDLMKSPVFNHIGSRGYFFYLLFQQFMNDEADSISNSDTSNPNPSPFLSLVIGGPGAFIPYPTHSLIVYLGPKQAMLLIDCRAQRKLKQVCAPDTYKRCFDAVRKLPASVEHLIIQLGVPLAYPRMVTLEKILESKYNPIVKLAKWLLPAFTNNFNGQVELLDDLNDHWCAAHHKRERNWLIERTQELSLERKLRITFISGDVHAGGCGVFYSARSLHPERDYRYSLAVITSAIVNAPPPAPVITMVNTLAAKKHRSLFYVHTREKMLPLFKYDLEDKKQRNKYIIGARNWCEANLNEKGELVFDLHVEKAKGAGETKVYSMTAPPPMFQQKLKK comes from the coding sequence ATGTCTCAGTGGAACTTGGATGTTGGACCCTTGCTGCGCTACGACACTGTCGACGCGAACGGCGTGTACCATGCCTTTGCCTTGATTGTGACCGACCatgcctcgccgagcgagcaGGTTTCAGCCCCCGTGCTGAGGTACACCCCCCtgctggccgacgagcagggTCCGCAAGTCAGCGGCCAAACGATGCAGAGCCAGGCCGCGCAGATCTGGGCGTATGCGGACGAGTCCGGCCGCCTGCACCGTTTCTGGCGCTTTAAGCTGGAGATCCAGCTGATTGAGTACGCGCAGGTGGTTGCGTACGACATCCCTGGCGCTTGCGAGGCGACCCAGTTCCATGtgccggcgcgccaggaGAACTTCCGCTGGGCCGGCCACTCGTGCAATGGCTtcagcagcagcacgccaaCTGAAGAATGGAACGGTGCGGACCCCCTGTGGAACGACCTGCTGGCCGAGCATGCCAAGAAGCCCTTCCACATGTGCATGGGTGGTGGCGACCAGCTGTACAACGACAAGATTGCGaacgaggaggagctgaCGGGAGTACTTAATTCGGACAACAGCAAGCCCAATATGACGCCCGTCACGGATGAGATTGCGACGGCCATCGACCGTTTCCTCTTTTTCAACTACAAAAAGTGgttcggcagcggcagctTCTCCAAGGCTGCGTCGCAGATTCCCATGGTCAacatgctcgacgaccacgACCTGATCGATGGTTTCGGTACCTACCCCGACGATTTGATGAAGTCCCCGGTGTTTAACCACATTGGCAGCCGCGGCTACTTCTTCTACCTGCTCTTCCAGCAGTTTATGAACGACGAAGCGGACAGCATCAGCAATTCGGACACGTCAAACCCCAACCCATCGCCGTTCCTCTCGCTCGTGATCGGCGGCCCTGGCGCGTTCATCCCGTACCCGACGCACTCGCTCATCGTGTACCTGGGCCCGAAGCAGGCCATGCTCCTGATCGActgccgtgcgcagcgcaagctcaAGCAGGTTTGTGCTCCGGACACGTACAAGCGCTGCTTTGACGCGGTACGCAAGCTGCCGGCCTCGGTCGAGCACCTGATCATCCAGTTGGGTGTGCCGCTTGCGTATCCCCGCATGGTCACCCTCGAAAAGATCCTCGAAAGCAAGTACAATCCGATCGTGAAGCTCGCCAAGTGGCTCCTGCCCGCTTTCACCAACAACTTTAATGGACAGGTGGAGCTGCTTGACGACCTCAATGACCACTGgtgtgcggcgcaccacaagcgcgagcgcaactGGCTAAttgagcgcacgcaggagCTGTCGCTCGAACGCAAGCTGCGTATTACGTTCATcagcggcgacgtgcacgcGGGTGGCTGCGGTGTATTCTACTCGGCCCGCAGCCTGCACCCCGAGCGCGACTACCGCTACAGCCTCGCAGTGATCACGAGTGCGATTGTgaacgcgccgccgccggctccGGTCATCACGATGGTCAACACGCTGGCCGCCAAGAAGCACCGCAGCTTGTTCTATGTGCATACGCGCGAAAAGATGCTGCCCTTGTTCAAGTACGACCTCGAGGACAAGAAGCAGCGCAACAAGTACATTATCGGGGCTCGCAACTGGTGCGAGGCGAACCTGAACGAGAAGGGCGAACTTGTGTTTGACTTGCACGTCGAAAAGGCTAAGGGCGCGGGCGAGACTAAGGTGTACAGCATGACGGCACCGCCGCCTATGTTCCAGCAGAAGCTCAAGAAGTAA
- a CDS encoding uncharacterized protein (CAZy:GH55), translating to MWSAKAWCVVRLTQAPYQASGYSVFRNVKEYGAKGDGVSDDTNAINRAIADGARCGKEADSCTIAPALVYFPSGVYRIARPIVSFYNTHMLGSASQRPVLSPLPHFEGIAVIDENPYEPGGRNWYIPQNNFFRSVANFVIDLTSMPPTVGTGIHHQVSQSTGLSNVHFEMVKGAHSQQQGIFMENASGGFMSDLSFVGGKFGAWLGNQQFTVRNVSFRHCQTAICQFWNWAWTYMDVRIEDCQVGLETHQMLPDRQGVGSLILSDWDVRRTPVAVQLEAASSGRLLLDGMHTAHVPAIVQVRGGETLLAPPHEQRDTFNVAMWVKAPVVHDVANTLDLPAKDQAYAGNMPIAPQRPACLVDKDGKWFGQEKPQYTSASRDYIVSVRDGGAKGDGVSDDRDALQTVLDQNKGRIVFVPYGIYVVLDTLHIPVGTRLLGEAQPVILGAGERFRDEHHPRPVVRVGHPGDSGELVICDMLFSTRGPAGGAVVMEWNVHESYQGSVAMFDSHIRIGGARGTDLELETCGKKRSLDELPRASFLNLHITPSASGYFQNVWIWTADHELDQGAPEQINILSARGVLIEARQGPVWMYGTASEHELLYQYSLVNAKNVLLAMIQTETPYFQGRAFALASECAERSTVYPDPDLARKYTQAPSLPSQPYVASQEDRAMGIHIEQCAQIYVLGAGLYSFFDSYAQDTLPAHACQRRVCNIDEDGSSEEVWLFHLATVGSEVLVTLRGEDQLLEGPHREGFCSTLSLCAVRPAAAKGKDKIFL from the exons ATGTGGAGCGCCAAGGCGTGGTGCGTGGTGCGGCTGACCCAGGCGCCCTACCAAGCGAGTGGCTATAGTGTGTTTCGGAATGTGAAGGAATACGGCGCGAAAGGCGATGGAGTGAGCGACGACACCAACGCGATCAACCGCGCGATTGCGGACGGTGCACGGTGCGGCAAAGAGGCCGACAGCTGCACGATCGCGCCGGCGTTGGTGTACTTCCCGAGCGGCGTGTATCGAATCGCACGGCCGATCGTATCGTTTTACAATACGCATATGCTAggcagcgcgtcgcagcgtCCGGTCCTCTCTCCGCTGCCGCACTTTGAGGGAATTGCCGTGATCGACGAGAACCCCTACGAGCCAGGCGGACGAAACTGGTACATTCCCCAGAACAACTTTTTTCGGTCGGTCGCGAACTTCGTGATCGACCTGACGAGCATGCCGCCGACGGTGGGGACCGGTATCCACCACCAGGTGAGCCAGTCGACCGGCCTGAGCAATGTGCACTTTGAAATGGTAAAAGGCGCACATTCGCAGCAGCAAGGCATTTTCATGGAAAATGCAAGCGGGGGATTCATGTCGGACCTCTCGTTTGTTGGCGGCAAATTTGGCGCGTGGCTCGGTAACCAGCAGTTTACCGTGCGCAACGTTTCGTTCCGGCATTGCCAGACGGCCATCTGCCAGTTTTGGAACTGGGCATGGACGTACATGGATGTGCGCATCGAAGACTGCCAGGTCGGCCTCGAGACGCACCAAATGTTGCCTGACAGGCAGGGCGTAGGGTCCTTGATCCTCTCGGACtgggacgtgcgccgcaccccCGTGGCTGTACAGCTCGAGGCAGCGTCTTCAGGACGTCTTCTTCTGGACGGCATGCATACGGCACATGTGCCTGCTATCGTGCAAGTGCGAGGCGGCGAGACGTtgcttgcgccgccgcacgagcAACGGGACACGTTCAATGTAGCCATGTGGGTCAAGGCGCCGGTCGTGCATGACGTTGCCAACACGCTGGACCTCCCTGCCAAGGACCAGGCGTACGCTGGCAACAtgccgatcgcgccgcagcgccctGCATGCCTCGTGGACAAGGACGGAAAGTGGTTCGGTCAGGAAAAGCCCCAAT ACACTTCGGCTTCGCGCGATTACATTGTGAGCGTTCGCGATGGCGGCGCAAAGGGCGACGGCGTGTCAGACGACCGTGACGCGCTTCAGACCGTTCTCGATCAGAACAAGGGGCGCATCGTATTTG tccCGTACGGCATCTATGTCGTACTCGATACACTGCACATTCCGGTGGGAACGAGGCTGCTAGGCGAGGCACAGCCCGTCATTCTCGGCGCTGGGGAGCGTTTCCGGGACGAGCACCATCCTCGGCCTGTCGTCCGTGTCGGTCATCCCGGCGACAGTGGCGAGCTGGTCATTTGCGATATGCTCTTTAGCACGCGGGGGCctgcaggcggcgccgtcgtcaTGGAATGGAATGTGCACGAATCCTACCAAGGCTCAGTCGCCATGTTTGACTCGCACATCCGTATCGGTGGAGC GCGCGGAACGGATTTGGAGCTCGAGACATGCGGAAAAAAGCGCTCTTTGGACGAGCTTCCTCGTGCAAGCTTCCTCAACCTGCACATTACGCCATCTGCCAGCGGCTATTTCCAAAACGTGTGGATTTGGACAGCAGATCA CGAACTGGACCAAGGTGCGCCGGAGCAGATCAACATCCTGAGTGCGCGTGGCGTCTTGATCGAGGCACGGCAAGGGCCTGTGTGGATGTATGGCACGGCGAGtgagcacgagctgctctATCAGTACTCGCTGGTCAATGCTAAAAATGTCCTACTGGCCATGATCCAGACCGAGACGCCGTACTTTCAAGGCCGTGCATTTGCGCTTGCATCcgagtgcgccgagcgaaGCACTGTGTATCCCGACCCAGACTTGGCGAGAAAGTATACGCAGGCGCCTTCCTTACCTTCTCAGCCCTACGTCGCGTCTCAGGAGGACCGTGCGATGGGGATCCACATTGAGCAATGCGCCCAGATCTAtgtcctcggcgccgggctCTACTCGTTCTTTGACTCGTACGCCCAGGATACCTTGCCGGCCCATGCGTGCCAACGTCGCGTGTGCAATATCGATGAAGACGGCTCATCCGAAGAAGTTTGGCTCTTTCACCTTGCTACCGTCGGCTCGGAGGTACTCGTAACACTGCGCGGTGAGGACCAGCTCTTGGAAGGACCGCACCGCGAAGGATTCTGCAGCACACTCTCGCTGTGTGCTGTCCGACCAGCAGCCGCGAAAGGCAAGGACAAAATATTCCTGTAG
- a CDS encoding glutathione transferase (EggNog:ENOG503P4CZ; COG:O) yields the protein MAQFTLYILENSWGLNPIKIGIFLEELGLDYELKGLELNSTDKEKGVKGENYLAISPNGRTPTLVDHKNNDFTVWESGAILQYLQNKYDTSNKYGSKSVEEQAIIDEWLFFQVTGHSPVQGNLYFAKNSWKKTYGEDPPQNVIARFSTELHRVLNVYEKQLEKQAQKNGDDNAWLALDHPTIADFSALAWFSILPLRAEVLEVDLAKYPFISKYIAHGTQRPSFEAVRKQIIFK from the coding sequence ATGGCGCAGTTTACCCTCTATATCCTCGAGAACAGCTGGGGTCTGAATCCCATCAAGATTGGTATCTTTCTGGAAGAGCTTGGGCTTGACTATGAGCTGAAAGGGCTCGAGCTGAACTCCACCGACAAAGAGAAAGGTGTCAAAGGTGAGAACTACTTGGCCATTAGCCCGAATGGGCGTACGCCGACGCTTGTGGACCACAAGAACAATGACTTTACGGTCTGGGAGTCGGGTGCGATTCTGCAGTACCTCCAGAACAAGTACGACACGAGCAACAAGTACGGAAGCAAAtcggtcgaggagcaggctATCATTGACGAGTGGCTCTTTTTCCAGGTGACGGGCCACAGTCCGGTCCAAGGAAACCTGTACTTTGCCAAGAACTCGTGGAAGAAGACGTACGGCGAAGACCCGCCTCAGAACGTCATTGCGCGTTTCTCTACCGAGCTCCACCGTGTGCTGAACGTCTATGAGAAGCAACTGGAGAAGCAGGCGCAGAAGAATGGCGATGATAATGCCTGGCTGGCGCTGGACCATCCCACCATTGCGGACTTTTCGGCCTTGGCTTGGTTCTCTATTctgccgctgcgtgccgaaGTGCTGGAAGTGGACTTGGCCAAGTACCCCTTCATTTCCAAGTACATTGCGCATGGAACGCAGCGCCCGTCGTTTGAAGCGGTGCGTAAGCAGATTATTTTCAAGTAG
- a CDS encoding glutathione transferase (EggNog:ENOG503P4CZ; COG:O): MKVGALLDELKLDYEVKGVDFGSDEKEKGVKGENYLAICANGRTPTLIDHKNNDFTVWESGAILQYLVDKYDTEGKYAGKTAEEKATVNQWLFFQVSGHSPVQGNLYFSQVYWKNAFGEDAPETVVKRFNNELHRVLSVYEEQLKKQTEKNGASNAWLALDRPTIADFSAFVWLGILSHFGDKLGVDLAKFPHVAKYIQLAESLDSVKEMRKRVQH, encoded by the coding sequence ATGAAGGTCGGCGCCTTGCTCGACGAACTCAAGCTTGACTACGAAGTCAAGGGCGTCGACTTTGGCTCCGACGAGAAGGAAAAGGGTGTCAAGGGCGAGAACTACCTCGCCATCTGCGCGAATGGTCGCACACCGACGCTGATCGACCACAAGAACAACGACTTCACCGTGTGGGAGTCGGGTGCGATTCTGCAGTACCTCGTCGACAAGTACGACACCGAGGGCAAGTATGCGGGCAAGACGGCCGAGGAGAAGGCCACGGTCAACCAGTGGCTCTTTTTCCAGGTCAGCGGTCACAGCCCGGTCCAGGGCAACCTGTACTTTTCCCAGGTGTACTGGAAGAACGCGTTCGGTGAGGATGCGCCAGAAACCGTGGTGAAGCGTTTCAACAATGAGCTCCACCGTGTCCTCTCTGTGTacgaggagcagctcaAGAAACAGACGGAGAAGAACGGTGCTTCGAATGCGTGGCTGGCGCTTGACCGCCCGACCATTGCCGACTTCTCCGCCTTTGTCTGGCTCGGCATCCTGTCCCACTTTGGCGACAAGCTGGGTGTGGACCTGGCCAAGTTCCCACACGTTGCCAAGTACATCCAGCTCGCCGAATCGCTCGACTCGGTCAAGGAGATGCGCAAGCGTGTGCAGCACTAG
- a CDS encoding glutathione transferase (EggNog:ENOG503P4CZ; COG:O), translated as MPHFTLYALTGHWGPNPIKVAAFLEQFGFDYHVKLLDMNSTDKETGVKGADYLEVCPNGRTPALIDHKNNDFIVWESGAILQYLANKYDTEGKYGGKTPEEKAIIDEWLFFQATGLSVPQGQLFYAKTSWKGKYDEDAPKNVIRRFSDELQRVLAVFEQQLKKQTEKHGGERAWLALDRITVADFTTLAWLGLLPNYGEPLEVDLAKFPYIAKYIERCEALPAVKAVRAQIKH; from the coding sequence ATGCCGCACTTTACTCTCTACGCTCTGACTGGCCACTGGGGGCCCAACCCCATCAAGGTCGCTGCTTTCCTCGAGCAGTTCGGCTTTGACTACCATGTCAAGCTCCTGGACATGAACTCGACCGACAAGGAGACCGGTGTCAAGGGCGCCGACTACCTCGAGGTCTGCCCCAACGGCCGTACGCCTGCGCTGATCGACCACAAGAACAACGACTTTATTGTGTGGGAGTCGGGTGCGATCCTCCAGTACCTTGCCAACAAGTACGACACTGAGGGCAAGTACGGCGGCAAGACGCCGGAGGAGAAGGCGATCATCGACGAGTGGCTCTTCTTCCAGGCCACCGGTCTGAGTGTGCCGCAGGGCCAGCTCTTCTACGCCAAGACTTCGTGGAAGGGCAAGTacgacgaggatgcgccCAAGAACGTCATCCGCCGCTTCTCGGACGAGCtccagcgcgtgctcgccgtCTTTGAACAGCAGCTCAAGAAGCAGACCGAAAAGCACGGCGGGGAGCGTGCGTggcttgcgctcgaccgcatcACGGTCGCCGATTTTACCACGCTGGCGTGGCTCGGTCTCCTGCCGAACTacggcgagccgctcgaggtGGACCTGGCCAAGTTCCCGTACATTGCCAAGTACATCGAGCGCTGTGAAGCCCTGCCCGCTGTCAAGGCCGTTCGCGCGCAGATTAAGCACTAG
- a CDS encoding cytochrome-b5 reductase (BUSCO:EOG09264EGS; EggNog:ENOG503P2DH; COG:C) yields MEAARAAGSALFGLTAHDVPDVKEEQDEERMAPPSVPSVSLNEDDPPPAFPAMNSAQRQAKPSLDVPASSGPSLQPQRGSNTSTAMGGLRAPLTTPPQKLNPPKPRKKVALAPGCSPLDWARLKSTTDLRGGVTTLLRITPTELKRHNKREDAWTALQGKVYNITPYMRFHPGGEDTLMRVAGRDGTRLFFLTHSWVNIEAIIGTTMVGILVSES; encoded by the exons AtggaggcggcgcgagcagcaggGAGCGCGCTCTTTGGGCTCACGGCGCACGATGTGCCGGACGTGAAGGAGgagcaggacgaggagcgtatggcgccgccgagcgtgccgagtgTGTCGCTCAATGAGGACGATCCGCCGCCCGCGTTTCCGGCGATGAACAGCGCACAGCGCCAGGCCAAGCCGAGCTTGGACGTGCCTGCGTCCTCGGGGCCGTCGCTGCAGCCGCAACGGGGGTCGAACACGAGCACAGCAATGGGGGgcctgcgcgcgccacTCACGACACCGCCGCAGAAACTCAATCCGCCCAAGCCGCGGAAAAAGGTCGCGCTGGCACCGGGCTGCAGCCCACTGGACTGGGCGCGCCTGAAAAGCACTACGGATCTGCGC GGGGGCGTTACGACGCTGTTGCGCATTACTCCGACCGAGCTCAAGCGCCACAACAAAAGAGAGGATGCATGGACGGCACTCCAAGGAAAAGTATATAACATTACGCCGTACATGCGCTTTCACCCGGGTGGGGAGGATACGCTGATGCGCGTCGCAGGCCGCGACGGCACACGTCTGTTTT TTTTGACGCACTCTTGGGTCAATATCGAGGCCATTATTGGGACTACCATGGTGGGCATCCTAGTTTCCGAGTCATAG
- the CAR1 gene encoding arginase (COG:E; BUSCO:EOG09263E87; EggNog:ENOG503NU9J) — protein MDYPMRFLKSKTAALITFPFSGGQPRKGVEDGPEAMLRAGLRSQLEELGWKVDVDQSMNWDEINQILAEDKDIDTMKNPRSVSKASEQLAGVIEKHAKAGELPVTLGGDHSLGTGSMIGVNRVYPDAATIWVDAHADINTAATTPSGNLHGCPVAFALGLDGSYVEPFKSWLPNPPVASPNRLVYIGLRDVDEGERKILKQHNIKVFSMHHVDKYGIGKVVEMALDYVNHNTSRRDRPIHLSFDVDALDPSVAPSTGTPVRGGLTFREGHYICEAIHETGAVVAMDLVEVNPKLETEAAEQTIAVGCSLIRSTLGESLLD, from the exons ATGGACTACCCCATGCGTTTCCTGAAGTCGAAGACGGCTGCTCTCATTACCTTCCCCTTCAGCGGTGGCCAGCCGCGCAAGGGTGTTGAGGATGGTCCTGAGGCTATGCTTCGCGCCGGCCTGCgctcgcagctcgaggagctcggctGGAAGGTCGATGTCGATCAGTCGATGAACTGGGACGAAATCAACCAGATTCTTGCCGAGGACAAGGACATCGACACCATGAAGAACCCTCGCTCTGTGTCGAAGGCCAGTGAGCAGCTTGCCGGCGTTATTGAGAAGCACGCCAAGGCGGGTGAGCTGCCCGTGACGCTCGGTGGTGACCACAGTctcggcaccggctcgATGATCGGTGTGAACCGCGTGTACCCCGACGCGGCCACCATCTGGGTGGATGCCCACGCGGACATCAACACGGCGGCCACTACCCCGTCGGGCAACCTGCACGGCTGCCCCGTGGcctttgcgctcggcctcgatgGCTCGTACGTCGAGCCTTTCAAGAGCTGGCTGCCGAACCCCCCGGTCGCCAGCCCCAACCGCCTGGTGTACATCGGTCTGCGTGACGTTGACGAGGGTGAGCGCAAGATCCTCAAGCAGCACAACATCAAGGTGTTCTCGATGCACCATGTCGACAAGTACGGCATCGGCAAAGTGGTCGAGATGGCGCTTGACTACGTCAACCACAAcacctcgcgccgcgaccgcccGATCCACCTGTCGTTCGACgtggacgcgctcgaccccagcgtcgcgccgagcaccggtACGCCGGTGCGTGGCGGCCTGACCTTCCGCGAGGGCCACTACATCTGCGAGGCGATCCACGAGACgggcgccgtcgtcgccaTGGACC TCGTCGAGGTCAACCCCAAGCTCGAgaccgaggccgcggaGCAGACCATCGCTGTCGGCTGCTCGCTCATCCGCTCGACCCTCGGCGAGTCGCTCCTTGACTAA
- a CDS encoding uncharacterized protein (EggNog:ENOG503Q53I; COG:F), giving the protein MATVGCATYVPKEEQSEEDLGYMRMALDMAQEAFDHEEVPVGCVFVQDGRVIAKGRNRTNELLNATRHAELEAIDCILRDQPPQDPHFGCEPHAGPPGDNPMLRTTLYVTIEPCLMCASALRQIGIQRVVYGAGNERFGGNGSVLPLQSTPELAYSPPYVSLGGYLREEAILILRQFYLTENTKAPKPKAKAKRVLKTEIAPPGVSMHAHAARES; this is encoded by the exons ATGGCGACGGTGGGATGCGCGACGTATGTGCCTAAGGAGGAGCAGTCCGAGGAGGACCTAGGGTACATgcgcatggcgctcgacatgGCTCAAGAGGCATTTGATCACGAAGAAGTGCCGGTCGGCTGCGTCTTTGTGCAGGATGGCAGGGTGATCGCGAAAGGACGCAACCGCACGAATGAGCTGCTCaat GCGacacggcacgccgagctcgaggcgatcgacTGTATCCTCCGCGACCAGCCGCCGCAGGACCCCCACTTCGGGTGCGAGCCCCACGCGGGCCCGCCCGGCGACAATCCCatgctgcgcacgacgctctATGTGACGATCGAGCCGTGCCTCATGTGTGCCTCGGCCCTGCGCCAAATCGGGATCCAGCGGGTGGTGTACGGCGCAGGAAATGAGCGCTTCGGTGGTAATGGATCGGTGCTCCCGCTGCAGTCCACGCCCGAGCTGGCCTACAGCCCCCCGTAcgtgtcgctcggcggctaCCTGCGCGAAGAGGCGATCCTGATCCTGCGCCAGTTCTACCTCACGGAGAACACCAAGGCTCCCAAGCCGAAAGCCAAGGCGAAGCGTGTGCTCAAGACCGAGAttgcgccgcccggcgtctcgatgcacgcgcatgctgcgcgcgagTCATAG
- the RIX7 gene encoding Ribosome biogenesis ATPase rix7 (EggNog:ENOG503NXC3; COG:O; BUSCO:EOG09261YV6) yields MNASITGAWAKQRQLSLNSPVPPSKSAAAAAAARAAKGEDGGEAGPSSRAAEPKTTKRKSRSSRTDSTKRGRTSKNARTTSDEYDAPTTRLRDIGGAESAIEKALELVAMPLCHPEIYLHTGVTPPRGVLFHGPPGCGKTMMAGALAGELGVPFLSVSAPSIVSGTSGESEKALRDTFDEAQKIAPCILFIDEIDAITPKRETAQREMERRIVAQLLTCMDGLAWEKGDGRPVMILGATNRPDSLDPALRRAGRFDHEIAMSVPNEDGREQILQVLCSKLRVAGDFNLRYLAKRTPGYVGADLTSLTAAAGIIAVKRIFQDLSNEPAPLQITEVHESVEMQCDGDEVKAEVATTEAQAETPEAPADAPTEAPTEAPTEAPTEAEAPAEPASAEQALSEPSKAVIANPDFFEALPENVRRSSIAAFLERFPDPLPEWQLERLAITNQDFLEALDVVQPSSKREGFATVPDVTWEDIGALHHIREELSMAVVQPIRRPELFHALGVDASSGVLLWGPPGCGKTLLAKAVANESRANFISVKGPELLNKYVGESEKAVRQVFARARASSPCVIFFDELDALVPRRDDSLSESSARVVNTLLTELDGLESRVQTYVIAATNRPDMIDPAMCRPGRLDKLLYVDLPSASERFDILRTLTKKTPLAHEADADATRHTVDLEVVANDARAEGYSGADLAALVREAAVTALREKIVSPMHYGDDAPPTERVCIFQHHFLQAFDRVLPSVNREQRKKYELLRGRLATGAAVRGS; encoded by the exons ATGAACGCTTCGATCACGGGTGCGTGGGCGAAGCAGCGGCAGCTGTCGCTCAactcgccggtgccgccgtcgaagtcggccgcggccgcggcggctgcgcgcgcggcgaaaGGCGAGGACGGCGGCGAAGCCGGcccgtcgtcgcgcgcggccgagcccAAGACGACCAAGCGCaagtcgcgctcctcgcgcaccgactCGACCAAGCGTGGGCGCACGTCAAAGAATGCGCGTACGACTTCGGACGAGTACGatgcgccgacgacgcgcctgcgcgacatTGGTGGTGCCGAGTCGGCGATTGagaaggcgctcgagctcgtggcaATGCCGCTGTGCCACCCCGAGATTTATCTCCATACCGGTGTGACGCccccgcgcggcgtgctcttCCACGGCCCGCCGGGATGCGGCAAGACAATGATGGCCGGCGCACTTGCAGGT GAACTCGGTGTGCCATTCTTGTCAGTCAGTGCCCCGAGCATCGTGTCCGGCACGTCGGGCGAGTCGGAaaaggcgctgcgtgatACCTTTGACGAGGCGCAAAAGATTGCGCCGTGCATCCTTTTTatcgacgagatcgacgcCATCACGCCCAAGCGCGagacggcgcagcgcgaaaTGGAGCGCCGGATCGTCGCACAGCTGCTCACCTGCATGGACGGCCTCGCGTGGGAGAagggcgacggccgccccGTCATGAtcctcggcgcgacgaaccgccccgactcgctcgaccccgcgctgcgccgtgccggaCGCTTTGACCACGAGATTGCGATGAGTGTGCCGAACGAGGATGGGCGCGAGCAGATCCTGCAGGTGCTCTGCTCCAAGTTGCGAGTCGCGGGCGACTTCAACTTGCGGTACCTCGcgaagcgcacgccgggctATGTCGGTGCGGACCTCACGTCGCtcacggccgcggccggcatCATTGCCGTGAAGCGCATCTTTCAGGACCTGAGCAACGagccggcgccgctgcagatCACCGAGGTGCACGAGTCGGTCGAGATGCagtgcgacggcgacgaggtcaaggccgaggtggccacgaccgaggcgcaggcagAGACACCCGAAGCGCCGGCGGACGCCCCCACCGAGGCCCCCACCGAGGCCCCCACCGAGGCCCccaccgaggccgaggcgcctgccgagccagcgagcgccgagcaggcgctttCCGAGCCGTCCAAGGCGGTGATTGCGAACCCCGACTTtttcgaggcgctgcccgaaaatgtgcggcgctcgtcgatcgccgcgTTCCTCGAACGCTTCCCCGACCCGCTGCCCGAGTGGCAgcttgagcgcctggccATCACGAACCAAGACTTTTTggaagcgctcgacgtggtgcAGCCCTCGTCGAAGCGCGAGGGCTTTGCGACGGTGCCCGATGTGACGTGGGAGGATATCGGTGCCTTGCACCATATTCGCGAGGAGCTGAGTATGGCCGTCGTGCAGCCGATCCGGCGCCCCGAGCTGTtccacgcgctcggtgTCGACGCGAGCTCCGGCGTGCTCCTCTGGGGCCCGCCCGGGTGCGGCAAGACGCTCCTTGCAAAGGCCGTCGCGAACGAGAGCCGTGCCAACTTTATCAGCGTTAAAGGCCCGGAGCTGCTGAACAAGTACGTCGGTGAGAGTGAAaaggccgtgcgccaggtctttgcacgcgcgcgcgcctcgtcgccgtgtGTCATCTTCtttgacgagctcgacgcgctggtgCCGCGGCGTGACGATTCGCTGTCCgagtcgtcggcgcgcgtcgtgaaTACGCTCCTGACGGAGCTCGACGGTCTCGAGTCGCGTGTACAGACCTATGTGATTGCGGCAACCAACCGCCCCGACATGATCGACCCTGCCATGTGCCGCCCCGGCCGCCTGGACAAGCTGCTCTACGTGGatctgccgagcgcctcggagcGTTTCGATAttctgcgcacgctcacgaaaaagacgccgctcgcgcacgaggccgacgccgacgcgacCCGGCACAcggtcgacctcgaggtcgTTGCAAacgacgcccgcgccgaaGGGTACAGCGGTGcggacctcgccgcgctcgtgcgcgaggccgccgtcacggcgctgcgcgaaaAGATCGTGTCCCCGATGCACtacggcgacgacgcaccCCCCACCGAGCGTGTGTGCATTTTCCAGCACCACTTCCTCCAGGCCTTTGACCGTGTGCTCCCCAGTGTGAaccgcgagcagcgcaagaagtacgagctgctgcgcggccgcctcgccaccggcgccgccgtgcgggGTTCGTAG